Sequence from the Herbaspirillum sp. meg3 genome:
TCCCGCATCGGTCAGCACGCCCAGCTTGTAGTGACCGTCATTGGCAACGTACTGCACCGGTTCGCGCGCATCGTGCGGCACCGTGTATGGCAAAAATGACAAGTCACCGATAACGAGTTCTTCGCTGTCGCGGCAAAAATGCAGCTCGACACCTTTGCAAGCGTCTTCACCAACTGCCTGGTAAGTGCCGTACGTCAGCCAGACCGGAATGCCATGACGACGGGCGAACTTAAAGGCACCGCCGACATGATCCTGATGTTCATGCGTGACGATGATGCCGGAAATATCTTGAGGGAGCTTGCCGATGCGCGTCAGGCGACGCTCGGTTTCTTTGATACCGAAACCGCAATCCAGCATGACCGTAGTGGTGACGCTGGAATGACTTGAGGTGCCGGTGATGATGAGGGCATTGCCTTCGCTGCCACTGCCGAGACTTGCAAATTTCAACAGTGGCCTCGCGAAGACATGTACCGCTTGCTACGAATTTACCTGAGCACTTACTTCAGCTGATCGTTCAACAGACCCAGGATCTTGTCCGCTGTCTGCGAAACTTCAGCCTTGCCGTCGTTGTTCTGAACGGTGATGTTGCTGACGTCGCCGGTACCCTTGACCACGATACGATAGCGCGCTGCTGTCTTGTCCTTGTTCTTGGAGCTGAACAGGTTCGAGAAGAAGCCGCCGGACTCCTTGTCCTTGGCATCCTGGTTCTGATCAACGTAACGCACGAAATAGACGCCTTGCGAGCGATCACGGTCTTCCACAGTGAAGCCGACGCGATCCAGCGCCAGACCGACACGACGCCATGCGCGGTCGAAGCTTTCATCCACTTGTACGCTGGAGCCGGTAGCAGCCTTCAACAGCTTGGAACGCGCTTGCAGGCTCGGTGCATTGGCAACCGCAGCCTTGGCCTTGGTTTCTTCTGCACCCAGACGCACCATCAGACGCGCGAGGAATTCTGCTTCCAGACCTGGATCGGAAGGACGTGCCGTCCACACCGAAGTTTCCTTGGCAGAGCCGGTCAGCACTTCTTCGGCGCCGCGATGGCTGATGAAGATTTCAGTGGTGCCGTTCGGACCGCGTTCCAGACGAGTACGGAACTTGTCACGCTCACCCGTGGAGTACAGCGAGTCAAACACTTTCCCCAGTGTGTTGCGGATGAAGTCTTGCGGAATCTTGGCGCGGTTTTCAGCCCAGTCGGTTTCCATCACGCCGGTGTCAGGCGATTCGACGTTGATCAGGAAACCGGAGTCTTGCCAGAAGTCCTTGATCGGTGTCCACAGCTGTTCCGGTGTTTGCGAGACGACCAGCCAGCGCTGAGTGCCATCGCGCTCGATACGCAGATCACCCTTGGCTTGCGGCGCCACGGCAGCTGCTTCTGCAGCAGGACGAGTCTTCTGTTCAAGGTTGTAGCCGGACGCGGTAGCTACGCCCTTGTTTGCTTCAGGAATCGCATAGCGGTTGTCGCGTTGCAGTTGTGTCAGATCAGGCGGTACTTCGAGTCGTGGACCCTTGGCTTTTTCTGCGCTCTTGTAGTCGATACGGTCCCCTTCCAGCATGTTGCTGACGGCACTGCATCCTGCGAGGCTGGTGAAAGCCAGAGCAATCATAAGACCCGTGAGACCACGTTGTGGGAGAAGACGTGAAGCAGAGTGAACGTTCTTGCGAATTGTCATATCGTTGCAATGAAAAGCGGGTTCGGGTTCAAGGGAAAACGACACTGCCGTTTATGTTAATTAATTATTTTAATACACCGGACTCACGCAGCGCGCCACGCACGGTATCGTGATAAGCGTCGCCCAGCGGAGCCAGCGGCAAACGCATGCCGGATTCGATCAGGCCCATCTCCATCATTGCCCACTTCAGCGGTACAGGATTTGGTTCGACAAACAGCTTGTTATGCAAAGGCAGCAGCTTGTTGTTCAGTTCGATTGCGCGGGCGATATTACCGCTCATGGCCGCAACACACAGCTCGTGCATATCGCGCGGCGCGACGTTGGCCGTCACCGAAATATTGCCGTGGCCGCCGTACAGCATCAGCGCAATCGCCGTAGCGTCGTCGCCGGAATAAATGGAGAACGATTTCGGCGCCAGACGGATCAGATCCGTGCCGCGGCCGATATTGCCGGTTGCATCCTTGACGCCGACGATGCCCTTCACTTGCGCCAGGCGCAGGATGGTTTCGTTGCTCATATCTGCAACGGTGCGGCCCGGCACGTTATACAAAATCACGGGCAAGTCGACCGACTCGGCGATCTTCTTGAAGTGCAGGTACATGCCTTCTTGCGTCGGGCGGTTGTAGTAGGGAACAACCTGCAGCGATGCATCGGCGCCAACCTTCTTGGCGAACTCGGTCAACTCGATTGCTTCCGAGGTCGAATTGCCGCCGGTGCCGGCGATGATGGGGATACGTTTTGCGGTGTGCTCTACCGCCACTTTGATCAGCTCGGAATGTTCTTCGACCGATACGGTCGGGGATTCGCCAGTAGTACCGACGATAACGATGCCGTCGGTGCCTTCTGCGATATGCCAATCAATCAACTTGCGCAATCCCGGGAAATCGAGACTGCCATCCGGATGCATCGGCGTGACGATGGCGACTATGCTGCCCTTGATCATGATGTTAGTGCGTAGTGAGTAGAAAATAAAAGACCGATTGTAGCGGATAGCCACTGCTATCGGTCAATTTGTTCAGATTTGCTTACATAGAACCCATACTTTGCAGGGTTTTGCCCGGCTGAGGTCAAGGGATCTCAATAGCGCTTAATAACCCAGTCCCATGGCTTCGCGGACGTCGCGCATGGTGTCTTGCGCCAGCTTGCGGGCCGTATCGCAGCCGTCTGCAATGATGGCGCGCACCAGCGATGGGTCGTCGATATATTGCTGCGCCCGTTCCAGCATCGGTTGCTGTTCTTTCAGGATGGCATCAATAACCGGTTGCTTGCATTCCAGACAACCAATCCCGGCGGAACGGCAACCCTTGTCGACCCATTGCCGTGCAGCATCATCGGAATAGACCAGATGGAATTGCCAAACCGGACATTTGGTCGGATCACCGGGATCGGTGCGGCGCACGCGTTGTGGATCGGTCGGCATGGTGCGGACCTTCTTGGTGACGGAATCCTTGTCTTCGCGCAGTGCGATGGCATTGCCGTAGCTCTTGGACATTTTTGCGCCGTCCAGCCCGGGCAAGCGTGAGGCTTCTGTCAGCAAGGCTTGCGGCTCGGTCAGGATCAACTTGCGGCTGCCTTCCAGATAACCAAACAGGCGCTCGCGGTCGATCATGGACAAATTCTGCGCGTCGTCGAGCATGGCCTTGGCTTGCTCCAGCGCTTCTTCGTTGCCCTGCTCCTGAAATTGCGTGCGTAGCTCCTGATACAGCTTGGAGCGTTTGCTGCCGAGTTTTTTGACGGCTTCGCGCGCTTTTTCCTCGAAACCTTTTTCCTTGCCGTAGAGATGGTTAAAGCGACGCGAAATCTCGCGCATCATCTCGATATGGGGAATCTGGTCTTCGCCCACCGGCACCTGACTGGCGCGGTAGATCAGCACGTCGGCCGCTTGCAGCAACGGATAACCGAGGAAACCATAAGTCGCCAGATCGCGATCAGCCAGTTTCTCCTGCTGATCCTTATAGGTCGGCACGCGCTCCAGCCAGCCCAGAGGTGTCGCCATCGACAACAACAGATGCAGCTCGGCGTGTTCAGGTACGCGTGACTGAATGAACAAGGTGGATTGGGAAGGATCGACACCGGCGGCTAACCAGTCGATCACCATTTCCCAGGTGCTGGTTTCGATGACGCTTGGGTCATCGTAGTGTGTCGTCAATGCATGCCAGTCAGCAACAAAAAACAGGCAAGGCAGTTCAGATTGCAGCTTGACCCAGTTCTTCAGGGCGCCGTGATAGTGGCCCAGATGCAGCGCGCCTGTGGGGCGCATACCGGAGACAACGCGGTCAGGATACATGGTGTGTGTTTTTAAAAAAGTAAGGACAACGGCGAAGTAATCAACTGCAGCAAGCTTCCTGCCAGGTACATGACCGGCGCCATCCACCAGGTGTAAATCACCTTGAGCAAAACCAATGCCATGACGATAAAGAAACCGTAAGGCTCAATCTGTGCAAATTTATACGCATATTTGTTCGGCAGCAAACTGGTCAGAATGCGGCCGCCATCCAGCGGTGGGATCGGAAACAGGTTGAAGGCGAACATCACCAGATTGGTCAGCACTCCGGCTTTGGCCATCAACATGAAGAATTCTTCTTCGACGCCACCGATTGCCAATGCGTAAATCATCAGCGTCCAGATCAATGCCATCAGGAAGTTGGCAGCCGGACCGGCAAGCGCTACCCACGCCATATCGCGCTTGGGCTTGCGCAGCTTGCCGAAGTCCAGCGGCACCGGCTTGGCATAACCGAACAGGAAAGCCCCGCTGGTTGCGAAATACAGCAACACCGGAATCACGATGGTGCCGAAAGGATCGATGTGTTTGAGTGGATTGAGGCTCATGCGCCCCATCATGTAGGCGGTCGTGTCGCCAAAGTACTTTGCAGCAAAGGCGTGAGCCGCCTCGTGCAGTGTAATCGCGAACAGTACCGGGAGCGCATACACTGCGACAGTCTGGATAAGATCATTCATGGGTGCGAATTTTAGCAGAGGGATCAGGCGGGGCTGCCGGAAAATCGGCAGATAGAGCAAGAAATACGGGAAGGCGCTCTTGAACACCTCCCCAGACTGCGGATATTGACGACATGACAACGATTACATGCATGAATGCCCTGGCATCCGATGAATCATTCCAAAAGGCAATTTATAAACCGAACGGCGCCGCGTCACCCCGCCCCTGCCGTACCAGCACCGGCTCGGTGTCATCGCTGAGATCGATGACCGTGGTCGGCTCCAGGCTACAGGCGCCGCTGTCGATGACGAGCTCAATCTGCTTTTCCAGACGATCGCGAATATCCCCGGCATCGGTCAGCGCATCGTCCTGATCCGGCAGGATCAGGGTCGTGCCGATCAAGGGCTGGCCCAGTTCTGCCAGCAAGGCGTGGGCGATCTGGTTTTCCGGCACGCGCAGGCCGATGGTCTTGCGCGACGGATGGCTCAGGCGGCGCGGTACTTCCTTGGTAGCTTCCAAAATGAAGGTGTACGGCCCCGGCGTTGCCGCCTTGAGCAAACGGTACTGGCGGTTGTCGACCTTGGCGTATTGGGCGATTTCGCTGAGATCGCGGCACAGCAAGGTCAGATGATGCTTTTCGTCGACACCGCGGATACGGCGCAGGCGTTCCACCGCATTCTTGTCATCGAGCTGGCATACCAGCGCATAACAGGAATCGGTCGGCAAGGCGACGATGCCGCCGCCCTGGATAATCTGCGCGGCCTGCTTGATCAGGCGCAGTTGAGGGTTATCGGGATGGATCTGGAAAAACTGACTCATGAATCCTTCGTTTCAAAATCGAATACGGTTTTCAAAAAGGCAAAACGGCGGCGCTACACTGCACCGCCGTTTTTCTGTCGTTGCCGGCTTATCGCTGACCGCGCAATGCCGCGATGCGCTGTTCCATCGGCGGGTGCGTGGAAAACAACTCCATGAAACCCGGCTTGTCGTTGATGCCCATTGCCGCCATCGATTCCGGCAAACCGCTGACCGGGATGCCACCCAGACGCGCCAGCGCATTGATCATTGGCTGTGGGCCACCAAGCAGCTTGGCAGAACCGGCGTCAGCACGGAATTCGCGATGACGCGAGAACCAAGCCACGATCATCGACGCACCGATACCAAACACGATCTGGCAAACCATGACGGTCACCATGTAGCCGATGCCAGGGCCGGAATTGTCATTGTTACGGCGCAACGCCGAGTCCACGAAGTAACCGACCACGCGCGACAGGAATACGACGAAGGTGTTCACCACGCCCTGAATCAGCGTCATGGTCACCATGTCGCCGTTGGCGATATGCGCCACTTCATGGCCGAGCACGGCTTCGACTTCTTCTTTGGTCATGCCTTGCAGCAGGCCGGTCGACACGGCAACCAATGCAGAATCCTTGAACGCGCCGGTAGCGAAAGCATTCGGCTCGCCTTCATAAACAGCAACTTCAGGCATGCCGATGCCGGCGCGCTGCGCCAGCTTGCTGACGGTATTGACCAGCCAGACTTCGGTGGAATTGACCGGCGTATCGATCACGCGCGCACCGGTACTCCACTTCGCCATGGTCTTGCTCATCAGCAGCGAAATGATGGAACCGGTAAAACCGACGACGATGGAAAACACCAGCAGCATCGGCAGGTTGAGTCCAGCACGCGTCAGGAATCTGTCCACGCCGAGCAGGGACAAGATCACGCTCATCACCACCAGCACGGCGATATTGGTCGCGAGGAAGAGGAATATGCGTTTCATCCGGAAAACTCCTATCAGGAAAGTGGTTATTAGATAGGAACAATCATGGGGAAATCAAGAGATGTGCCGTAAAGCATTGATCGTAGTCCTCTTGATCTACATGTCGAGTCGCTAACAGAGCGTCGCTGGCAAGGCGCGCCGACGCAGACAGTACGAATGTACGGCAAGGAGAAGCAACGCTGCCAGCGGCGCTCTGTTAGCGACTCGCCAATTTCCAGTCGTGCCAAACCGGCGTCAGATCCTTCGGCAATGGCGGCAATGCGCCCAGATCCACACGCGATTCGCCCGGGCCATGGAAATCCGAGCCGATCGATGCGAGAAAGCCGTAGCGCTTGGCGACGCGGGCATATTCCTCGTATTGATCCGGCGTGTGGCTGCCGGTGGTGACTTCGATAGCTGCACCGCCATGCTGCTTGAATTCATCGAACAAGACGCCGAATTCCAGATCGCTGTACTGATAGCGTCCGGGGTGCGCAATCACCGCCACGCCGCCGGCTCCGCGAATCCAGTCGACCGACTCCTTGAGCGTCGCCCAGCGATGCGGCACATAGCCGGGTTTCCCCTCGCACAGATAGTTGCGAAACACTTCCTTGGTGTCGGCGCAGCGGCCGATCTCAACGATGTAGCGGGCGAAATGCGTGCGCGACATCAGATCGGGATTGCCCACGTGTTTGAGCGCGCCTTCAAAGGCGTTGGGGATACCGACCTTTTCCAGCCCTGCTGCAATGTCGCGACCACGCCGTTCGCGGCCGTTGCGCGTCGACGCCAGCCCCTTCACCAGCGTCTCGTTCTTTTCATCGATGCACAAGCCGACGATATGCACAGTCTGCCCTGCCCATGTGATCGAGATTTCGACGCCGGGAATGTAATGCATCCCGAGATCCTGTGCGGCCTCGCGCGCGATGGCAATGCCGCTGATTTCGTCGTGATCGGTCAGCGCCCAGACATCGACGCCATTGGCCTTGGCGCGCGCAGCCACCTCCGCTGGCGGCAGCAAGCCGTCAGAGACGTTGGAGTGGCAGTGCAGATCGACGTTGAGCATTGTTGAAGAGGCCTTGAAAACACGAAAATGATAGTTCCATTGTACGCCGCAAGCGCCTTCTCTGCTGCGTTTGCACACAGACCTGAAAGGGCCTTGCAACGGCGACTGGAGTCTGGGGCTTATTCGTTCAGAAACGCTTCAATCACCGTCGCCAGCAACGCCGGCTGATCGTGATGGAGCATGTGTCCGGCGTCCGGAATGATTTCCGTACGGACGTTGCGGAGGAAGCCGATACGGCGTTCGATTTCCGGGCGCATCAGCGTGTTTTGACCGAACCAGCGCCAGATGTCGGTTTCTGCCGCTTCCACCCACAAGACCGGGGAAGTGATCTGCGCCCAGCAGGCGGTGACTTCGTCAACGCGATACAGCAGCGGATTGGTGTTCTTGTGCGCCGGATCGCCGAGGATCGCCCAAGTGCCGTCGTCATTCTGGCCGGCCCAGTGTTGCGCCAGGAAGGCGGCGCGCTCGCGGCTCAGCCGTGGATTGGTCTTTTGCAGACGGCCCATGACTTCTTCGAGAGTAGCGTAGCTGCGCATCTCCGGCTTTTCCTGCAGTTCGTCGAGCCATTTGGCAAAACGTCCGGGCGCTTGTTCGGGCTTGGTGCTGGGCAGACCGAAACCTTCCAGATTGACCAGCTTGGCAATGCGTTGCGGGCGCACGCCTGCATACAGGCCGACAACGTTGCCGCCGAGGCTGTGACCGAGCAAATTGACTGCCTCGTCCGGTGCATAGTGCAGCAACAAGGCATCCAGGTCGGCCAGATAGTCGGGATACCAGTAGGTGTCGGCCTGAGGCCGCTCGGTCAGGCCAAAGCCGCGCCAGTCGGGCGCAATGACATGCCATTCCTTTTGCAGGCAATCGACCATGAACTGGAATGAGGCCGAGATATCCATCCAGCCGTGCACCATGAAAATTTTGGGCGCCTGTGGATCACCCCAGTGGCGTACGTGATATCGCAAACCGCGGATATCAAGGAATTCGGAACGGGATGGCTTCATGGCTCAGTGACTTCTCTGCAATCGGGGAAACCTCACAGTATAAGGCTAGCCCGGCCTGCCCGCTGCAGCGCCGACTGCATCCGGCTGCATCTGACTATAGCCGGATGCCTTACTGCAGATATCGCCCGAGATCGAAGGACGATTTCAGCCCCACTGTATGGAAGTGCGTTTCCATCCAGCGTTCAGCAGCCAGCCGGCCTTCATCGTAAAGACCGTGGATGAAAGACCGCTTGGTGTTGAGCTTGCTCATGACGTCAAGCTGGCTCATCAAATCGTTGGCCTCGATCAGATGCATGTTGAGGCGCTTCAGGCGCCGCTCCAGGGTCCCGAAGGCAAACATGCCGCTCTCCGCTTCGCGCTTGGCCAGGGCCAATCCACCCACTTCGGTGAAAAACGCCGAGCTGAAACTGATCTCCGAGAGACGCTGACCAATATCGTGTGTCGACGTCGGCGTGCCGGGACGGCTGCACGGATGCAGCAGCACCACCAGCAAATCGCGCGACGAGCACAGATGCAGCAGAGGGAAAATCGGTGGATTGGCCGTCAAGCCGCCATCCCAATAGGCCTCGCCGTCGATCTCGACCGGGCGGTGCATTGAAGGCAGGCAAGCCGAAGCCAACAAGGCATCCAGCGTCAGTTCCCTGTCACGGAAAATCTTCAGCGTGCCGGAGCTGACCTTGGTCGCAGCAATGAATAATTTGATGGCGCTGCGCGTACGCAAACGGTCGAAGTCAATCTGCTCTTCCAGGATGTCGCGCAATGGATTGATATCCAGCGGATTCAGCTGCGTCGGCGAAAAGAAGCGCGTCATCGCCAGAAAGGCGTGCATCGCCGCCGGAGTGGTCTGGGTCAGCAAGCTGGTACCGCCCGGCATCATCTCCGGCGGCAAGAAACTGAACGGCTCCTTGATCGCGATACGCCCCCAGAAAGCCGCCAGCGCCTCGCGTGCACCTTCGCGGCCGCCGACGTTAAAGCCGTGTGACAAGACCGCTGCATTCATGGCGCCGGCGCTGGCACCGCTGATGCCCTCAAACGCCATGCGTCCGTCTTCCAGCAAACGATCCAATACACCCCAGGTAAAGGCACCGTGCGATCCACCGCCCTGCAACGCCAATGTCACGATCTTGTTTTGCATGCTATTCCTTAAGTAAGTCTTCATGCCGCCTGTCATGGCGAAGTCACGGCGTCGCGATATGCTCGCGCCGTGATAGGTGTGACGATGAGCATGTTATAACATGCTCGTATTGTTTTAATTCGAGCGAGAGAAAATGAAATCCATCTGTGTTTATTGCGGTTCTTCCGCCGGCGCGTCCGAAGTCTACGCGGAAGGCGCACGCGCGCTGGCGCGGGAAATGGTCAAAGACAATATTGCTCTGGTGTACGGCGGCGGCAACGTCGGCCTGATGGGCATTATTGCAACAGAAGTCATCCGCCTCGGCGGTGAAGCCACGGGCGTGATCCCGAAGGCACTGCTGGACAAGGAACTGGGTCACAACGGCCTGACCCGTCTGCACATCGTCAAGGACATGCACGAACGCAAGGCCATGATGGCGGAATTGTCGGACGGTTTTATCGCCATGCCGGGCGGCATGGGTACGCTGGAAGAACTGTTTGAAGTGCTGACCTGGGCGCAGCTGGGTTTTCACTACAAACCGATCGGCCTGCTCAATGTGGACGGTTTCTACAACAACCTGATCGCCTTCATCGAACATCTGGTGTCGCAACGCTTCCTGACGGCGGAACAATCGCTGCTGATGATGCATGAGCAAAATCCGGCGGATCTGCTGCAGCGCTTCAAGACGTACAAGCCGAGCTATACCAATAAGTGGGCCGACAACACTGCGCCTGCAAAGCTGCTGCCGTAATCCGGCAAGGAGCACAA
This genomic interval carries:
- a CDS encoding MBL fold metallo-hydrolase; protein product: MKFASLGSGSEGNALIITGTSSHSSVTTTVMLDCGFGIKETERRLTRIGKLPQDISGIIVTHEHQDHVGGAFKFARRHGIPVWLTYGTYQAVGEDACKGVELHFCRDSEELVIGDLSFLPYTVPHDAREPVQYVANDGHYKLGVLTDAGQSTAHLVQALGGCDALVLECNHDRQMLADSAYPPSLKRRIGGAYGHLANDTSAEILAALEKQKLKTVIGAHLSLKNNTPELARAALCGALDAHPGEIMIACQEEGFGWIAIS
- the bamC gene encoding outer membrane protein assembly factor BamC, whose amino-acid sequence is MTIRKNVHSASRLLPQRGLTGLMIALAFTSLAGCSAVSNMLEGDRIDYKSAEKAKGPRLEVPPDLTQLQRDNRYAIPEANKGVATASGYNLEQKTRPAAEAAAVAPQAKGDLRIERDGTQRWLVVSQTPEQLWTPIKDFWQDSGFLINVESPDTGVMETDWAENRAKIPQDFIRNTLGKVFDSLYSTGERDKFRTRLERGPNGTTEIFISHRGAEEVLTGSAKETSVWTARPSDPGLEAEFLARLMVRLGAEETKAKAAVANAPSLQARSKLLKAATGSSVQVDESFDRAWRRVGLALDRVGFTVEDRDRSQGVYFVRYVDQNQDAKDKESGGFFSNLFSSKNKDKTAARYRIVVKGTGDVSNITVQNNDGKAEVSQTADKILGLLNDQLK
- the dapA gene encoding 4-hydroxy-tetrahydrodipicolinate synthase produces the protein MIKGSIVAIVTPMHPDGSLDFPGLRKLIDWHIAEGTDGIVIVGTTGESPTVSVEEHSELIKVAVEHTAKRIPIIAGTGGNSTSEAIELTEFAKKVGADASLQVVPYYNRPTQEGMYLHFKKIAESVDLPVILYNVPGRTVADMSNETILRLAQVKGIVGVKDATGNIGRGTDLIRLAPKSFSIYSGDDATAIALMLYGGHGNISVTANVAPRDMHELCVAAMSGNIARAIELNNKLLPLHNKLFVEPNPVPLKWAMMEMGLIESGMRLPLAPLGDAYHDTVRGALRESGVLK
- a CDS encoding tryptophan--tRNA ligase, whose amino-acid sequence is MYPDRVVSGMRPTGALHLGHYHGALKNWVKLQSELPCLFFVADWHALTTHYDDPSVIETSTWEMVIDWLAAGVDPSQSTLFIQSRVPEHAELHLLLSMATPLGWLERVPTYKDQQEKLADRDLATYGFLGYPLLQAADVLIYRASQVPVGEDQIPHIEMMREISRRFNHLYGKEKGFEEKAREAVKKLGSKRSKLYQELRTQFQEQGNEEALEQAKAMLDDAQNLSMIDRERLFGYLEGSRKLILTEPQALLTEASRLPGLDGAKMSKSYGNAIALREDKDSVTKKVRTMPTDPQRVRRTDPGDPTKCPVWQFHLVYSDDAARQWVDKGCRSAGIGCLECKQPVIDAILKEQQPMLERAQQYIDDPSLVRAIIADGCDTARKLAQDTMRDVREAMGLGY
- a CDS encoding site-2 protease family protein; amino-acid sequence: MNDLIQTVAVYALPVLFAITLHEAAHAFAAKYFGDTTAYMMGRMSLNPLKHIDPFGTIVIPVLLYFATSGAFLFGYAKPVPLDFGKLRKPKRDMAWVALAGPAANFLMALIWTLMIYALAIGGVEEEFFMLMAKAGVLTNLVMFAFNLFPIPPLDGGRILTSLLPNKYAYKFAQIEPYGFFIVMALVLLKVIYTWWMAPVMYLAGSLLQLITSPLSLLF
- a CDS encoding L-threonylcarbamoyladenylate synthase, which translates into the protein MSQFFQIHPDNPQLRLIKQAAQIIQGGGIVALPTDSCYALVCQLDDKNAVERLRRIRGVDEKHHLTLLCRDLSEIAQYAKVDNRQYRLLKAATPGPYTFILEATKEVPRRLSHPSRKTIGLRVPENQIAHALLAELGQPLIGTTLILPDQDDALTDAGDIRDRLEKQIELVIDSGACSLEPTTVIDLSDDTEPVLVRQGRGDAAPFGL
- the htpX gene encoding protease HtpX, producing MKRIFLFLATNIAVLVVMSVILSLLGVDRFLTRAGLNLPMLLVFSIVVGFTGSIISLLMSKTMAKWSTGARVIDTPVNSTEVWLVNTVSKLAQRAGIGMPEVAVYEGEPNAFATGAFKDSALVAVSTGLLQGMTKEEVEAVLGHEVAHIANGDMVTMTLIQGVVNTFVVFLSRVVGYFVDSALRRNNDNSGPGIGYMVTVMVCQIVFGIGASMIVAWFSRHREFRADAGSAKLLGGPQPMINALARLGGIPVSGLPESMAAMGINDKPGFMELFSTHPPMEQRIAALRGQR
- a CDS encoding 3',5'-nucleoside bisphosphate phosphatase; this translates as MLNVDLHCHSNVSDGLLPPAEVAARAKANGVDVWALTDHDEISGIAIAREAAQDLGMHYIPGVEISITWAGQTVHIVGLCIDEKNETLVKGLASTRNGRERRGRDIAAGLEKVGIPNAFEGALKHVGNPDLMSRTHFARYIVEIGRCADTKEVFRNYLCEGKPGYVPHRWATLKESVDWIRGAGGVAVIAHPGRYQYSDLEFGVLFDEFKQHGGAAIEVTTGSHTPDQYEEYARVAKRYGFLASIGSDFHGPGESRVDLGALPPLPKDLTPVWHDWKLASR
- a CDS encoding alpha/beta fold hydrolase, which encodes MKPSRSEFLDIRGLRYHVRHWGDPQAPKIFMVHGWMDISASFQFMVDCLQKEWHVIAPDWRGFGLTERPQADTYWYPDYLADLDALLLHYAPDEAVNLLGHSLGGNVVGLYAGVRPQRIAKLVNLEGFGLPSTKPEQAPGRFAKWLDELQEKPEMRSYATLEEVMGRLQKTNPRLSRERAAFLAQHWAGQNDDGTWAILGDPAHKNTNPLLYRVDEVTACWAQITSPVLWVEAAETDIWRWFGQNTLMRPEIERRIGFLRNVRTEIIPDAGHMLHHDQPALLATVIEAFLNE
- a CDS encoding patatin-like phospholipase family protein; the encoded protein is MQNKIVTLALQGGGSHGAFTWGVLDRLLEDGRMAFEGISGASAGAMNAAVLSHGFNVGGREGAREALAAFWGRIAIKEPFSFLPPEMMPGGTSLLTQTTPAAMHAFLAMTRFFSPTQLNPLDINPLRDILEEQIDFDRLRTRSAIKLFIAATKVSSGTLKIFRDRELTLDALLASACLPSMHRPVEIDGEAYWDGGLTANPPIFPLLHLCSSRDLLVVLLHPCSRPGTPTSTHDIGQRLSEISFSSAFFTEVGGLALAKREAESGMFAFGTLERRLKRLNMHLIEANDLMSQLDVMSKLNTKRSFIHGLYDEGRLAAERWMETHFHTVGLKSSFDLGRYLQ
- a CDS encoding TIGR00730 family Rossman fold protein, producing MKSICVYCGSSAGASEVYAEGARALAREMVKDNIALVYGGGNVGLMGIIATEVIRLGGEATGVIPKALLDKELGHNGLTRLHIVKDMHERKAMMAELSDGFIAMPGGMGTLEELFEVLTWAQLGFHYKPIGLLNVDGFYNNLIAFIEHLVSQRFLTAEQSLLMMHEQNPADLLQRFKTYKPSYTNKWADNTAPAKLLP